Part of the Thermoanaerobaculia bacterium genome is shown below.
TCCGAGCTGCTCCGGCTGCCACGCCTCCGGCTTCACGACGGTCCAGGACGCCCAGCACTTCGCCTGCCACGAGACCCGCGAGGCGGTGACCGATCCCGTCAACGCCTGGTGGAACGGACACACCGGCTACGAGGCGGACGATCAGTGCGCGTGGAGCCCGACTCCGTTCATCGACGGCGGGTACGGGTATCAGTACGAGTGGTCGAACTCGGCCAACGCCTGCGTCAAGTAAGAGCCTTCGACATCGATTTTTTCAGGCCCCGGTTCGCCGGGGCCTTTTCCTTTCTCCAAGCCGCCACGGGGCCTTTCCCTGGCCGCGAGCCGCCCGGGAACACGGCTCAAGGCAGAAAAATTGCATGGACCGGGCGCCAATGGCGCCCCGCAATCCCGCGCTCGCCAAATCGGGAAGAGGAGGAACTCCGCGATGAAGAAATTGCTCGCTTTGGGATTCTCGCTCGCGCTCGCCACCGCCGCGCTGGCCGAGCGAAGAGAGGTCAACGGACACTGGGTCAACGAATACCCGACCAAGGCCCGCGCGGCCGAGCACTTCGCGCGCGGCGGCCACGGCGCGAACCTCAGCTATCACGGCGGCGACATTCTCTATGCGGCCCACGTCGTTCCGATCTATTGGGGGAGCTACTGGGGAAGCGGCACGGGCGCGAACGAGCGTTCGTCCATGAACAGCTTCTTCTCGCAGTTCGGGACGAACTCGCATTTCGGCGTGATCACCCAGTACTACGACACCACGACGGGGAGCACCCGGTACATCGGCCTGAGCTCGCTTCTTTCCGCGGGCGACTCTTACGACTCGTCCAACCCGCCGACGAACGTCACGGACTCGGCGGTCCAGGGCGAAGTGAACAAGTACCTGTCGAACCACACGTTTGACAACGAGGCGATCTACGAGGTGTTCATCCCGCCGACGTCCTATTCCTCGGACGGCAGCTATACGTCGTGCGGCGGCCCGAATCTCTACTACTGCGCCTACCACGGCAGCTATTCGAGCGGCGGCCACACGATCAAGTACTCGATCGAGCCGTATCCGAGCTGCTCCGGCTGCCACGCCTCCGGCTTCACGACGGTCCAGGACGCCCAGCACTTCGCCTGCCACGAAACCCGCGAGGCGGTGACCGATCCGGTCAACGCCTGGTGGGACCGGAGCGGCTACGAGGCCGACGACAAGTGCGCCTGGAGCCCGGCGCCGTTCGTCGACGGCGGCTACGGCTATCAATACGAGTGGTCCAACGCGAACAAGGGGTGCGTGAAGTAACGCTTTTCCCTCACGCCGGCGAATCTCCCGCCCCGGCTCCGGCCGGGGCTTTTTTTTCGGCGCGGGCGAACCGCGCCCTGTCGCGCCGCGGCCGGTCGTCGTACGATCCCCGCCGATGCCCCCGCGCTTCGTCCTTTCGATCGACGCCGGGACGACCGGCAACCGCGCGATGCTCTTCGACCGCGACATGCGGGTCGTCGCCCGCGCCTACCGGGAGCTGCCCGTCTCGTTCCCCCGCCCCGGATGGGTCGAACAGGACGCGCTCGAGATCCGCGACGGCTGTCTCGCCGCGGCGCGCGAGGCGCTTGCCGGCGTCGACCCGCGCGACGTGGCCGCGATCGGCATCGCCAACCAGCGCGAAACCGTCGTCGTCTGGGATCGGGAGACGGGCGTTCCGCTCTGCCCGGCGATCGTCTGGCAGGACCGGCGCACCGCGGAGTTCTGCGGAACGCTCGATTCCGCCTTCCTGCGGCGGAGGACCGGCCTCCCGGGCGATCCCTATTTCTCCGCGTCGAAGCTCCGGTGGATCCGCGAGCACGTGCTTCTGCCGGAGAGTGCGATCGCGGGGACCGTCGACAGCTGGGTGCTCTGGAACCTGACGGGGGGCCGGCGCCATGCGACGGACGCCTCGAACGCGTCGCGCACCCTTCTCTTCGACCTGCGCTCGGGAGATTGGGACCCCGAGCTCTGCGCGCTCTTCGACGTTCCGCCGTCGATGCTGCCGTCGATCACGCCGACCGGAGGCGACCTCGGCGCCTCCGACCCGGCCGTCTTCGGCGCCGAGATCCCGATCGCGGCCGCGATCGGCGACCAGCAGAGCGCGCTCTTCGGGCAAGCGTGCTTTCGCCCGGGCGACGCGAAGGCGACGTTCGGAACGGGCCTCTTCCTCGTTTGCAACGCCGGCCGGGAGGTCCCCGTCTCGGGCGAGCTCCTCGCGACGGTGGCCTGGCGCTTCGGAGACGAGACGACCTACGCCCTCGAAGGAAGCGCGTTCGTCGCGGGCGCGGCCGTGCAGTGGCTCCGCGACGGGCTGGGACTCCTGGCGAGCGCCGCCGAATCGGAAGCCGCCGCCGAATCGGTCTCCGACAACGGCGGCGTGTATTTCGTCCCGGCGCTCTCCGGTCTCGGCACACCGTACTGGGATCCTTCCGCGCGAGGTCTCTTCATCGGGCTCACACGCGGGACCACCCGGGCGCATCTCGTCCGGTCGGTGCTCGAAGCGATCGGCTACCAGACGCGCGAGCTCGTCGAGCTCCTGGGCGCGGCGCTCGGAGTCCCGATTTCCGAGCTCCGCGTCGACGGCGGCGCGACCGCCAACCGGTTCCTGATGCGGCACGTCGCCGACGTGCTCGGGATCCCGGTCTCCCGCCCGGAGATGGCGGAGCTGACCGCGGCGGGCGCGGCGGGAATCGCGGGAATCACGGCGGGAATGTGGAGCTCGCGGGAAGACTTTGCCGAACGACTCGGCGCGCGGCGACGCTTCGCGCCGTCGGGCATTTCCCGCGACGCGGAGCACGCGCGGTGGAGAGAAGCGGTCGAGCGCAGCAGACGGTGGGCGTCTTGACGGTGCAGTTCTGAAACGGCTCGCCCGCGGGATCCTGATCGCCGTCCTGGCGCTCGTCGCCGCGGCCGCGCTCTTCTTCGCGACTCTGCCCAACGTCGCCGCGCTCGCCGGCCGCGACCCCGCGACCACGGCCTTCATCGAGCGGCGCCAGGCGCAGCTCCGCCGCGAGGGACGGAGCGACCGCATCGAGCGGATCGTCGTCCCGCTGTCGCGGATCGCTCCCGTCCTCCGCCGCGCCGTCGTCCTCACGGAGGACCAGAACTTCTACCGGCACCACGGCGTCGACTGGGAGGCGACGCGCCTCGCTATCCGGACCGACATCGACAAGCGCCGGCTCCGCGTCGGCGGGTCGACGATCACCCAGCAGCTCGCCAAGAACCTCTATCTTTCTCCGGCACGAACGCCGTGGCGCAAGGCGCGAGAGATCGCGATCGCGCTCGAGATGGAACGGCTGCTCCCGAAGAGCCGGATCCTCGAGCTCTACCTCAATTCGATCGAATGGGGAGAGCGCTGTTACGGCGCGGAAGCGGCGTCGCGGCTGTACTTTGGACACCCCGCTTCGCAGCTCACGGCGCGCGAGTCGGCAATCCTCGCGGCCATGATCGCCTCCCCTCGGCTTTACCGGCCCGGCCGGAATTCGCGGCGCCTGGAACGGAGGGCGATGCGCATCCTGCGGCTCCTGGAGCGGTAGCGTCGCTTCCAGGTCTTCCCCTGGTGCGATTCTTGCTAAATCTCGAGTCGGCTACCCCATACCCCGGAAGTCGAATTGGCAGGAGATTCCACGATGAGCTTTCCAAGGATCATCTCGAGAGCGGGCGGGAGTGTGGCGGTCGTCCTCGCGGCGGCTTCGCTCGCCGCGGCCGCGCCGAACCGGGCCTCCGTCCGGCTCCCCTCTTCGCCTGCGATCCGAGGGATCACGCGGGCATCCGTCGCCGCGCCCGCGGCCGCGGCCGCCTCTTCGATCGGCATCGTTGCGGTCGTCGACTCGTCCGGGGCGCCGGCCGACGGCAACGTCTTCCCGTCGCGCGACCAGGTGTATCTGACCGGAGGGCCTCTCGACCCGTCGTGCAGCATCGGTGCTCTTCCCGACGGTGCCTGGTTCTACCAGGTGACCGACGCGTCCGGGGACACGCTCCTTTCCGGCGCTCCGCGCGCTCTCGAGGTGTCGGGCGGCGTGATCGTCTCGGCCGAAGGAGCGACATCGGGGACGGACGCCTGCGGATCGGAAATCGTGGCGCTCTCTCCATTCGACCGGGCGCCCCACGGCTCCGGCAACTATCGGGTCTGGCTCACGCCGGCTGCCGATCT
Proteins encoded:
- the mtgA gene encoding monofunctional biosynthetic peptidoglycan transglycosylase, with amino-acid sequence MPNDSARGDASRRRAFPATRSTRGGEKRSSAADGGRLDGAVLKRLARGILIAVLALVAAAALFFATLPNVAALAGRDPATTAFIERRQAQLRREGRSDRIERIVVPLSRIAPVLRRAVVLTEDQNFYRHHGVDWEATRLAIRTDIDKRRLRVGGSTITQQLAKNLYLSPARTPWRKAREIAIALEMERLLPKSRILELYLNSIEWGERCYGAEAASRLYFGHPASQLTARESAILAAMIASPRLYRPGRNSRRLERRAMRILRLLER
- the glpK gene encoding glycerol kinase GlpK, giving the protein MPPRFVLSIDAGTTGNRAMLFDRDMRVVARAYRELPVSFPRPGWVEQDALEIRDGCLAAAREALAGVDPRDVAAIGIANQRETVVVWDRETGVPLCPAIVWQDRRTAEFCGTLDSAFLRRRTGLPGDPYFSASKLRWIREHVLLPESAIAGTVDSWVLWNLTGGRRHATDASNASRTLLFDLRSGDWDPELCALFDVPPSMLPSITPTGGDLGASDPAVFGAEIPIAAAIGDQQSALFGQACFRPGDAKATFGTGLFLVCNAGREVPVSGELLATVAWRFGDETTYALEGSAFVAGAAVQWLRDGLGLLASAAESEAAAESVSDNGGVYFVPALSGLGTPYWDPSARGLFIGLTRGTTRAHLVRSVLEAIGYQTRELVELLGAALGVPISELRVDGGATANRFLMRHVADVLGIPVSRPEMAELTAAGAAGIAGITAGMWSSREDFAERLGARRRFAPSGISRDAEHARWREAVERSRRWAS